The following are encoded together in the Peromyscus leucopus breed LL Stock chromosome 1, UCI_PerLeu_2.1, whole genome shotgun sequence genome:
- the Acan gene encoding aggrecan core protein isoform X2, whose protein sequence is MTTLLLVFVTLRVIAAVISEEIPDHDNSLSVSIPQPSPLKVLLGTSLTIPCYFIDPMHPVTTAPSTAPLAPRIKWSRVSKEKEVVLLVATEGQVRVNSIYQDKVSLPNYPAIPSDATLEIQNLRSNDSGIYRCEVMHGIEDSEATLEVIVKGIVFHYRAISTRYTLDFDRAQRACLQNSAIIATPEQLQAAYEDGFHQCDAGWLADQTVRYPIHTPREGCYGDKDEFPGVRTYGIRDTNETYDVYCFAEEMEGEVFYATSPEKFTFQEAANECRRLGARLATTGQLYLAWQSGMDMCSAGWLADRSVRYPISKARPNCGGNLLGVRTVYLHANQTGYPDPSSRYDAICYTGEDFVDIPENFFGMGGEDDITIQTVTWPDLELPLPRNITEGEVRGNVILTAKPIFDLSPTISEPEEALTVIPDVRATAFPEAEERTEGVTRPWGFPEESTRGLDSATAFTSEDLVVQVTLGPGAAEVPGQPRLPGGVVFHYRPGSTRYSLTFEEAQQACMQTGAVMASPEQLQAAYEAGYEQCDAGWLQDQTVRYPIVSPRTPCVGDKDSSPGVRTYGVRPSSETYDVYCYVDKLEGEVFFATRLEQFTFQEAQAFCEAQNATLASTGQLYAAWSRGLDKCYAGWLADGSLRYPIVTPRPACGGDKPGVRTVYLYPNQTGLPDPLSRHHAFCFRGVSVATSPGQEEGGIPTSPSDIEDWIVTQVGPGVEAVPLETETAAGPDFTTESEKQTEWGPAYTPVGTSPLPGVPPTWLPTISAAEDHTEIPSASEVPSTSEEPYATSFAPPSGTELPGSGEASGPHGISGDFTGSGEASGHLGSSGQPSGGGESGLPSGDLDSSGLSPTVSSGLPVESGLASGDGEGVVWSHTPTVGKLPSGGEGLEGSASGDLSGLPPGRETIETSASGAEGISGLPSGGDGSETSTSGVEDVSGLPSGEGLETSTSGVEDVSRLPSGEGLETSTSGVEDVSGLPSGGDGLETSTSGVEDVSGIPTGREGLETSTSGIEDVSGIPTEREGLETSASGAEDLSGLPSGEEGPETSTSGIEGISVLPTGGENLETSASGVGDLSGLSSGGESLETSASGTEDVTQLPTERGGLETSASGAEDINVLPTGRESLETSASGVEDVSGLPSGTGGLETSASGIEDISLLPTEAEGLETSTSGGYFSGTPSGGDGIETSASGVEGVSGLPSGGDGLETSASGVEDLGLSTREGLEISASGEGVTGSPSGREDLESSVSGVGEDLSGLPSGKEGLETSASGAEDLGRLPSGKEDLVGSASGALDFDKVPSGTLGRGQTPEASGLPSGFSGEYSGVDVGSGPSSGLPDFSGLPSGFPTVSLVDSTLVEVVTATTASELEGRGTIGISGAGEVSGLPLSELDSSGDISGLPSGTELSGQASGAPGVSGETSGFFDASGQPFGSFGISEGTSGIPEVSGQPSGVPDTSGTSEVTELRGLSSGQPDVSGEGSGALFGSGQTSGITSVSGETSGLPDLSGQPSGLPVFSGTTPRTPDLVSGTVSGSGDFSGITFVDTSLVEVTPTTFKEEEEGLGSVELSGLPSGEMDLSGTSGTVDISGQSSGTIDSSGFTSPAPEFSGLPSGVAEVSGEFSGVEPGSSSFPTVSLVDRTLVESITQAPTAQEAGEGPSGILELSGTHSGAPDMSGDLSGSSDLSTLQSGLVEPSTEPPSSPYFSGDFSSSPDVSGESVAATAGSGEASGLPEVTLITSELVEGVTEPTVSQELGQGPSVTYTPGLFSASGETSASEDLGGAVTNFPGSGVEASVPEASTESSLAYPEAGVGPSVAPEASSELSGFPDLPEITSASHEADLEVTTSGMEVSSTSWTFQEGTREGSAALEVSGKSTTTSSVDTDTSGMPSAIPMASGDRTEVSGEWSDHTSELNAAISTTLPESEWAQPTQSPAETHQEIESPIPSYSGEETQTAETTISLTDGPSPSSPEGSGEAESTAADIDECLSSPCLNGATCVDAIDTFTCLCLPSYGGDLCEIDQEQCEEGWTKFQGHCYRHFPDRETWVDAERRCREQQSHLSSIVTPEEQEFVNKNAQDYQWIGLNDRTIEGDFRWSDGHSLQFEKWRPNQPDNFFATGEDCVVMIWHEQGEWNDVPCNYQLPFTCKKGTVACGDPPVVEHARTLGQKKDRYEISSLVRYQCTEGFVQRHVPTIRCQPSGHWEEPRITCTDPTTYKRRLQKRSLRATQRSRPSMAH, encoded by the exons ATGACCACTTTACTATTGGTCTTTGTGACTCTGAGGGTCATCGCGGCAGTGATCTCAGAAGAAATTCCAG ACCATGACAACTCACTGAGCGTGAGCATCCCTCAACCATCCCCACTGAAGGTCCTCCTAGGGACTTCCCTCACCATCCCCTGCTACTTCATCGACCCCATGCATCCTGTGACCACTGCCCCCTCCACTGCCCCCCTGGCCCCAAGAATCAAGTGGAGCCGTGTTTCCAAGGAGAAAGAGGTCGTACTGTTGGTGGCCACTGAAGGACAGGTTCGAGTCAACAGCATCTACCAAGACAAGGTGTCATTACCCAACTATCCAGCCATCCCCAGTGACGCCACCTTGGAAATCCAGAACCTTCGTTCCAATGACTCGGGGATCTATCGCTGTGAGGTGATGCATGGCATTGAGGACAGTGAAGCCACCCTGGAGGTCATAGTAAAAG GTATCGTGTTCcactacagagccatctccacaCGCTACACGCTGGACTTTGACCGAGCACAGCGGGCCTGCCTGCAGAACAGCGCCATCATCGCCACACCTGAGCAACTGCAGGCTGCCTACGAGGATGGCTTCCACCAGTGCGATGCCggctggctggctgaccagaCCGTCAG GTACCCCATCCACACTCCTCGGGAAGGCTGCTATGGAGACAAGGATGAGTTTCCTGGAGTGAGAACCTACGGCATCCGAGACACCAATGAGACCTACGATGTGTACTGCTTCGCTGAGGAGATGGAGg GCGAGGTCTTTTATGCCACATCCCCGGAGAAGTTCACCTTCCAGGAGGCAGCCAATGAGTGCCGCAGGCTGGGGGCGCGGCTGGCCACCACGGGCCAGCTCTACCTGGCCTGGCAGAGCGGGATGGACATGTGCAGCGCCGGCTGGCTGGCCGACCGCAGCGTGCGCTACCCCATCTCCAAGGCTCGGCCCAACTGCGGGGGCAACCTCCTGGGTGTAAGGACGGTCTATCTGCACGCCAACCAGACAGGCTATCCTGACCCCTCATCCCGCTATGACGCCATCTGTTACACAG GGGAAGACTTTGTAGACATCCCAGAAAACTTCTTCGGGATGGGCGGTGAAGACGACATCACCATCCAGACAGTGACCTGGCCAGACCTGGAGCTGCCCCTGCCCCGAAATATCACTGAGGGAGAAGTCCGGGGCAATGTGATCCTCACGGCAAAGCCCATCTTCGACCTGTCCCCCACTATCTCAGAGCCGGAGGAGGCCCTCACAGTTATCCCTGATGTGAGGGCCACAGCCTTCcctgaggctgaggagagaacTGAAGGGGTCACCAGGCCCTGGGGCTTTCCTGAGGAAAGCACACGTGGGCTGGACTCTGCCACGGCCTTCACCAGTGAGGACCTGGTGGTACAAGTGACCCTCGGGCCAGGTGCAGCTGAAGTCCCTGGCCAGCCCCGCTTGCCGGGGG GAGTTGTATTCCACTATCGCCCGGGCTCCACCAGATACTCTCTGACATTCGAGGAGGCACAGCAGGCCTGCATGCAGACCGGGGCAGTGATGGCCTCACCCGAGCAGCTCCAGGCTGCCTATGAGGCAGGCTATGAGCAGTGTGATGCTGGCTGGCTGCAGGACCAGACCGTCAG GTACCCCATTGTGAGCCCTCGGACCCCATGTGTGGGCGACAAGGACAGCAGCCCCGGAGTCAGGACCTATGGCGTGCGCCCGTCATCAGAGACCTACGATGTCTACTGCTACGTGGACAAGCTTGAGG GGGAAGTGTTCTTCGCCACACGCCTCGAGCAGTTCACCTTCCAGGAAGCACAGGCCTTCTGTGAAGCCCAAAATGCCACCTTGGCCTCCACTGGCCAGCTCTACGCTGCCTGGAGCCGTGGCCTGGACAAGTGctatgctggctggctggcagatGGCAGCCTCCGATACCCCATCGTCACCCCTCGGCCTGCCTGCGGTGGGGACAAACCGGGCGTGAGAACTGTCTACCTCTACCCCAACCAGACCGGCCTCCCAGACCCACTGTCCAGGCACCATGCCTTCTGCTTCCGAG gTGTGTCAGTGGCGACCTCTCCAGGACAAGAAGAAGGCGGCATTCCCACATCACCCTCCGACATAGAGGACTGGATCGTCACTCAGGTGGGGCCTGGTGTGGAGGCTGTCCCATTGGAGACGGAGACTGCAGCAGGGCCAGATTTCACCACTGAATCAGAAAAACAGACTGAATGGGGACCAGCCTACACCCCAGTGGGTACATCCCCACTGCCAG GGGTCCCTCCCACGTGGCTTCCCACCATCTCAGCAGCAGAGGATCACACTGAAATCCCCTCTGCCTCAGAAGTGCCTTCCACCTCAGAGGAGCCATATGCAACATCATTTGCACCGCCAAGTGGGACAGAGCTGCCCGGCTCCGGGGAGGCATCAGGGCCACATGGCATCAGTGGTGACTTCACAGGCAGTGGAGAAGCTTCAGGACACCTTGGCTCCAGTGGGCAGCCATCAGGGGGCGGTGAAAGTGGACTTCCCTCTGGTGACCTCGACTCCAGTGGTCTCAGCCCCACAGTGAGCTCAGGCCTGCCTGTAGAGAGTGGACTGGCCTCAGGGGATGGAGAAGGAGTGGTGTGGTCCCACACTCCCACAGTTGGCAAGCTGCCCTCTGGAGGTGAGGGCCTAgaaggctctgcctctggagaccTTAGCGGGTTGCCTCCTGGAAGGGAAACAATCGAAACTTCTGCTTCTGGAGCAGAAGGTATCAGTGGGCTTCCTTCTGGAGGAGATGGTTCAGAAACTTCTACCTCTGGAGTAGAGGATGTCAGCGGACTTCCTTCTGGAGAAGGTCTAGAAACTTCTACCTCTGGAGTAGAGGATGTCAGCAGGCTTCCTTCTGGAGAAGGTCTAGAAACTTCTACCTCTGGAGTAGAGGATGTCAGCGGACTTCCTTCTGGAGGAGATGGTCTAGAAACTTCTACCTCTGGAGTAGAGGATGTCAGTGGGATTCCTACTGGAAGAGAAGGTCTAGAAACTTCTACCTCTGGAATTGAGGATGTCAGTGGAATTCCTACTGAAAGAGAAGGTCTAGAGACATCTGCCTCTGGAGCAGAGGACCTCAGTGGACTTCCTTCTGGAGAAGAAGGTCCAGAAACATCTACCTCTGGAATAGAGGGCATCAGTGTACTTCctactggaggagaaaatctAGAAACTTCTGCTTCTGGAGTGGGAGATCTGAGTGGACTTTCCTCAGGAGGAGAAAGTCTAGAAACATCTGCTTCAGGTACAGAGGACGTCACCCAGCTTCCTACCGAAAGAGGAGGTCTAgagacctctgcctctggagcagaGGACATCAATGTGCTTCCTACTGGAAGAGAAAGTCTAGAAACGTCTGCCTCTGGCGTAGAGGATGTTAGTGGACTTCCTTCTGGAACAGGAGGTCTAGAAACTTCTGCCTCTGGCATAGAGGACATTAGTCTGCTCCCTACTGAAGCAGAAGGTCTAGAAACTTCCACCTCTGGAGGCTATTTCAGTGGGACTCCTTCTGGAGGAGATGGTATAGAaacctctgcttctggagtggaGGGTGTGAGTGGACTTCCTTCTGGAGGTGACGGTTTAGaaacttctgcctctggagtggaGGATCTTGGTCTTTCTACCAGGGAAGGTCTGGAAATTTCTGCTTCCGGGGAAGGTGTTACTGGTTCTCCTTCTGGAAGAGAGGATCTAGAGTCCTCTGTTTCTGGGGTGGGTGAGGACCTCAGCGGACTTCCTTCTGGAAAAGAAGGCCTAGAGACCTCagcttctggagctgaggaccttgGTAGGTTGCCTTCTGGAAAAGAAGATTTGGTAGGTTCTGCTTCTGGAGCCCTGGACTTTGATAAGGTACCTTCCGGAACTCTAGGACGTGGCCAAACTCCAGAAGCAAGTGGCCTTCCCTCTGGATTTAGTGGTGAGTATTCTGGAGTGGACGTTGGAAGTGGCCCATCCTCTGGCCTGCCTGACTTCAGTGGACTTCCATCTGGGTTCCCAACTGTCTCCCTAGTGGACAGTACCTTAGTAGAAGTGGTCACAGCCACCACTGCCAGTGAACTGGAAGGAAGGGGAACCATTGGCATCAGTGGTGCGGGAGAAGTATCAGGGCTGCCCCTCAGTGAGCTGGACAGTAGTGGGGACATTAGTGGTCTCCCTTCAGGAACTGAACTTAGTGGCCAAGCAtctggagctcctggagtcaGTGGAGAAACATCTGGATTTTTTGATGCTAGTGGACAGCCATTTGGGTCTTTTGGCATCAGCGAGGGAACATCTGGGATTCCTGAAGTCAGTGGGCAGCCATCAGGGGTTCCTGACACCAGTGGGACCTCTGAAGTGACTGAGCTTAGAGGACTGTCCTCTGGACAACCAGACGTCAGTGGAGAAGGCTCTGGAGCTCTCTTTGGCAGCGGCCAGACCTCCGGCATAACTTCCGTGAGTGGAGAAACTTCTGGGCTTCCAGATCTCAGCGGGCAGCCCTCAGGGTTGCCGGTGTTCAGCGGAACAACACCTAGAACCCCAGACCTAGTTTCTGGCACCGTGAGTGGTAGTGGGGACTTTTCTGGCATCACATTCGTGGACACTAGTCTTGTTGAAGTGACCCCTACCAcctttaaagaagaagaagaaggcttaGGATCTGTGGAACTCAGCGGCCTCCCTTCAGGGGAGATGGATCTGTCCGGCACATCTGGGACAGTGGATATCAGTGGACAATCTTCTGGAACAATTGATTCCAGTGGATTCACATCCCCAGCTCCAGAATTCAGCGGCCTCCCAAGCGGAGTAGCTGAGGTCAGTGGAGAATTCTCTGGAGTTGAGCCTGGCAGCAGTTCTTTCCCTACTGTGTCCCTTGTCGACAGAACTTTGGTGGAATCTATAACCCAGGCTCCCACGGCTCAAGAAGCTGGAGAAGGGCCTTCGGGCATTTTGGAACTCAGTGGTACCCATTCTGGAGCACCAGACATGTCTGGGGACCTTTCTGGGTCTTCGGACCTAAGCACACTGCAGTCTGGGCTGGTGGAACCCAGCACAGAGCCACCGAGCTCTCCATATTTCAGTGGGGACTTTTCTAGCAGCCCAGACGTAAGTGGAGAATCCGTGGCTGCCACAGCTGGGAGCGGGGAAGCCTCGGGGCTTCCGGAAGTCACTTTAATCACTTCAGAGTTAGTGGAGGGCGTGACTGAACCAACCGTTTCCCAGGAACTTGGCCAAGGGCCTTCTGTGACATACACTCCCGGGCTCTTCAGTGCCAGTGGGGAAACCTCGGCGTCTGAGGACCTTGGTGGAGCTGTGACAAACTTCCCTGGGTCTGGGGTAGAAGCATCAGTCCCAGAAGCCAGCACTGAGTCCTCCTTGGCTTACCCTGAGGCTGGAGTGGGACCCTCTGTTGCTCCCGAGGCCAGCAGTGAACTGTCTGGGTTCCCGGATCTGCCTGAAATCACCTCTGCTTCGCACGAAGCAGATCTGGAGGTGACAACCTCAGGCATGGAGGTGAGCAGCACCTCATGGACCTTTCAGGAAGGCACCAGGGAGGGGTCTGCTGCTCTGGAAGTGAGTGGAAAATCTACCACTACCTCCAGTGTGGACACAGACACTTCGGGCATGCCTTCTGCTATTCCCATGGCTTCCGGAGACAGGACCGAAGTCAGTGGAGAATGGTCTGATCACACCTCAGAGCTGAATGCTGCCATCAGCACCACTCTCCCAGAGTCTGAGTGGGCCCAGCCTACCCAGAGCCCTGCAGAAACACATCAAGAGATCGAATCCCCGATCCCCTCATACTCAGGAGAGGAGACCCAAACAGCAGAAACAACCATATCCCTGACAGACGGCCCCAGCCCCTCTTCTCCAGAAGGGTCAGGGGAAGCAGAGTCAACAGCAGCAG ACATTGATGAGTGCCTCTCAAGCCCTTGTCTGAATGGAGCCACCTGCGTGGACGCCATCGACACTTTCACATGCTTATGCCTTCCCAGCTACGGAGGGGACCTGTGTGAGATCG ACCAGGAACAATGCGAGGAGGGCTGGACCAAATTCCAGGGCCACTGTTACCGCCACTTCCCGGACCGCGAGACCTGGGTGGATGCCGAGAGAAGGTGTCGAGAGCAGCAGTCACATCTGAGCAGCATTGTCACCCCCGAGGAACAGGAGTTTGTCAACA aAAATGCTCAAGACTACCAGTGGATAGGTCTGAATGACAGGACCATCGAAGGGGACTTCCGCTGGTCTGATGGACACTCCCTG CAATTTGAGAAGTGGCGTCCCAACCAGCCTGACAACTTCTTTGCCACTGGAGAGGACTGCGTAGTGATGATCTGGCATGAGCAGGGCGAGTGGAACGATGTGCCCTGCAACTACCAGCTGCCCTTCACGTGCAAAAAGGGCACCG